The Lagenorhynchus albirostris chromosome 17, mLagAlb1.1, whole genome shotgun sequence nucleotide sequence ACATGTTCTcagtagaatggctaaaataaagacAGAGGGAAAAGAACCAACATTTACGTTCGCCAAGCAGTTCATAAACAGTGTGACACTCAGCCACCACTCTTCCACTTTGTGTCTGAAGAACACTTGTCATAACACGAATATAATATAGTCAAATTATTATTCATTAAATTAAGTAAATTCACACTCAAGTCAACATAAAATATTAAGGGATCATTTCACAAACAGCCaaattgcaaatgaaaaaaataatgaactgaAATCGgatgaaaaaggaagcaaattgAAGACTTAAAATCTAGAGGCCCAATGGGTTAATTGTTGGTGCTTTCTGGGTTTCCAGTTTCTTTAAGATGATCATATGCATTGAAAGACTGGTCTGTACTGAGACAAGTCCACGGCCATAGGCAGCCCTACATACGTTTGCCCAGAGGTCAAGAGTGAGCTAAGTGTCAGGGATACAAGTGTCTCGGTAACAGTGGAAACTCACTGCCCTTAAGTAGGTTTCATATTCATGTTTCCAATGGTGTCTCCTCTTTCTACATCCCTGCCATCCCTCCTCTTTAACTGCTACCATCTACTCCACTAGCAACTCACAATCTCTCTTCTGCCATCTCTGATTCTGCCTTATTTCACCATAACCTCACTTCAGAAAGagtaattttgctttttatatttttatagcttgACAATCTGTCCTCGAATGATATTAAAAATgatggggggggggcttccctggtggcgcagtggttgagagtccgcctgccgatttaggggacacgggttcgtgccccggtccgggaagatcccacatgccgcggagcggctgggcccgtgagccatggccgctgggtctgcgcgtccagagcctgtgctccacaacgggagagaccacaacagtgagaggcccgcgtaccgccaaaaaaaaaaaaaaaaaaaatgatgggaaaAGCTTTATGTATGTTATTGTTCATTATGGTGTTATTTGCAAAATCAAAAAAATGTCAAAGCAACTTGAAAGTCCAACAATAGGGAAATTAAATAAACTATGGCTCTAACAATGAAATATAATGTGGCCAGTAAAGACTGTTTGAAGATTATGTcataacatgaaaaaaatgcatacgtgtaatattaagtaaaaaagggCAGAATAAAAAATTGTAAGTACACTAAAATCACAACTCCAATAAAAATCCAAAATGAAGGAGGGTAGAAGAGAACCTCCAACAATAAAAATGGATATGTTAGGATGGATAAattatcaaataattatttttattttttccccaaattttctacaaagttcttattttcataatttagaTATAAACTATCCACAACTTTTCATTTTCAGTATATTCtaattctttatttatattaCCAAAATTTGTTTCCAGAGTAATTAACGAGACCAGTAATACTACTGGATAACTCAAGAAATATATTCTGAAATTCCAATATTTGTGTGCTATGCATAACTAGATGACTTCAAAGCACACTATGGCAGGCgataatatgaaaatatacattCTCCCCTAAAGAGAGCTACAACTCAGACTGCTATAAATGCTTCATCTTTTTTTAGGCTGGAAAAATGAATTAGTactaggcattcaataaatacttgatgaataaataaataaatcaaagcaGAAACCAAATAGGATATGAGACTGTCTTACTAACTTACAGGTCCCTTTGGAGAAAGAAGTTTTCTTTTAATGCTATGTCAGGCAACCTGATTTAAAGTAGGAAAGGTGTTTATCATAATGTGTTTAAATGCCAGTATTCAAAGTCAGTGGGACTTTTCTGGCTGACAAACTCATTTCATCTGATAGCAATGCAAGGTCTTCATTAGGCTGACATCTCATTCAGGATCTCCCCTCACACCACTTCAGTCAAACTAGAAATGAAACACAAGGTTCTCTATTCAGGGTACAGAAACCTGTTAATATTGCAAagagttcatttatttatattgctAAAAATTCCAATATTCTCATGAGCAATCTATgctaaagaaataaagatttttttaagtaagtcCTTAAATTCCTTCTGGTAATGTcacttgaaaacagaaaaaagtaccTACTGGTCAAACTGAATAAAATTGCTaattgagattttttaaaatgaaatccttTATGCAAAAAATAGTAGGCAAGAAAGAATTAGATTCACTAGCCAGAAAAACCTCTACATTCAGCAGTgttactataaataaatattcaacaaaagaGAATCGAAAAGAAATGACCTACCTGACAGGAGGCATCTCGGTATCAGCATGCAGGAGTCTTTTATGAACCTCCAGTGGAGTGGAACTTACACTTTTTTGGCAATTTTGCAATCCTGGTAAATATGGCATTTTGACACATTCTTTGAATTCTTCTAGACCAAATGCTGTGGTGTATTCTAATTAAAAATAGTATAATAACCATCTGTATTACTTCTtaattaaatgtatataattttttttactatatactaaaatgtataataaatataccaaatcagtcattaagaaaataaaattaagctaCTGTAATTGAGCTAGCATCTTTCCCAAGAGAATACCTTTCAATTCCAAGGATAGGGACTGTAGGCAAGGCTGACTAAGGCGCTAAGAACtattagaaaaaggaagaagggcaGCTTCACAGATCTCCCATAGTCATCACTgtccttcattattttatttaatcagaaTTCCCAGAACATTAGATACATTCACATTGAAAGACAGATTAAAGGCACTTTCAAGAATCTTGTAATATCTGCTACTTTAAATCCTTTCACCTTCCTGCTTTTGTGTAGAAATCAAGAGGTACAAATACATGATTATCGGAGCTAgcagtgagagagaaaagaattccATTTCAGGCATTGATTTTAACTTTCACTCTGCAAAGTCCCCCATCAAATCTATAAACAGCAACATCTGAAGCATCAGGAGGGCATCTTCTACTGACCTCAGGTATCACTGGTATAAGACGTtgttcaaatttttctttctttaaaaaaaaattcaaaatgaagacagtaaatggaaaaagaagattaaGAGATTAAAGGTttggatgatttttaaacatAGAGAATTGTTTTCTAAGCTTTCTCTACTAAGTAAATCTAGCATAGCAATAGAAATAGCATTTAATGGGACTAGAGTAATATTAAATGCTCAAAATGCTATTTTTCAACCTTTGATtattcttttttggaaaaaatagttTCTCTTGATCAAAATCATGTAGAGTTTCTTTTCAGTAATTAGATTTGGAGGTAGGAGAACAGATAAACTGGTGTATCTTTAATAGGAATCTAGTAAAAACGACGAAAAAATACAGTAACACACAGTCAAAACCAGGAGTGATGAAATGGCTGGGGAGTTTGAATTTTGCTGTTTTCAAGAATTCTATCTCCATTAATAAAGCCAAAGGCAAAATTCAgtataaacaaaaaatacaattataatttgaaattaaGGGGGAAAGTTATTACACTCATATACAAGTCAAAAGTTCTGAAATTAGTCTTTATTGAGCAACTATAAGATATAAGATACTTTCCACATAGCTCactcaaaaaataaagtttgggtTAGAATTATTAATACAAAAAGGTGCTGTTAAAGATTtgagtttcttaaaatataaataccaaCTTGaggtattttaaaacaaacatgacTTACAAAAAGAAGTATGATCCAACAGAGGTAGCACTACACTGAGATCAAGAGTAGTTctttagaatttgttttttatCATGAGTTATAGAATGACCTTAAGTAAATTATTCCTTATctgcttccatttttcttttccataagcCTATGGTATTATCCTTCTTACCTAAAtgttacaaaaattatttaatgtctctTGACTGATTAAAAAAGTACATGTAAATTCAAGGTACTACTTCTatatttttgtaagtaaaataagaataaaatgaagttaCCTTTCctcatcttttgtgtttctaaaaCTGCTTTCCTCCAACTtctctcaaaaagaaaacaactgtcaAGGGAATTTCTGGTGACATTAGAAGGTTCAAATTTGATTTCAGGAGGCAGCATtggcattttttcttcttttttcaacaGTGCTGATGAAAGTAAGATGCTGCACCGGATTCAGgacacaaaatacaaaaaaagaaattgttttccATCATACAAATTAAATACTAACATAGATTTAAATGAAAAGTTTACTTATAACACGTAAATACATATTCTTGGGATTTTAAAGCAAGAGGCCTTTAAGAACATGGCTAAAATAAGTTgtaagacttttttcttttaaatattttatattttaatgaattctttCAAATTTGAGGTTACAGATATTTGgcaatataaaaaaatctaaGGTTCAACAGCAAATTATCATGTACATGACAATGTAATGCTTAGGATTCTCTCAAAATTATTACCATtatgcaccatgaccaagtgagatttatctctgggatgcaaggatggttcaacatacaaaaattagttaatatgatacaccacattacagaatgaaagattaaaaatcacatgctcatctcaatagatacagaaaaagcttttgataaaattcaacacactttcatactaaaaactttcaacaaactaggaactgagagaaattacctcaacataaaaaaggctgTATATGAAAAGCCCATAGCTAACATAATCAAAggtaaaaattgaaagcattcctctaagatcaggagcaaggcaaggatgcccactcttacaacttccattcaacatagtattggcagtcctagccagagcaattagaaagaaaaggcatctagattggaaagaaaaaagtaaaactgtccctgttttcAAATGGCATAATCTTATATATATCAAAAACTCTAGACTCcacaaaaaaatgttagaactaataaaggaATTCAGGAAAGCTgagggatacaaaattaacaaacaaaagtcacttgcatttctatacactaacaacaaactatctgaaaaggATATTaggaaaacaatccaatttataATAGCATCGAAAAGAGTAAACTACTTAGGAATAAGCTTAACTAAGGGAGTAAAAGATTTGTATgctgaaaaactataaaacattgataaaagaaattaaagaagatgcatacaaatggaaag carries:
- the C17H8orf89 gene encoding putative uncharacterized protein C8orf89 homolog; translation: MPMLPPEIKFEPSNVTRNSLDSCFLFERSWRKAVLETQKMRKEYTTAFGLEEFKECVKMPYLPGLQNCQKSVSSTPLEVHKRLLHADTEMPPVRLKKTKPACTVALLQEKSKDRLGSGFSDPLTGAPSQYLQRLSKMAILEYDTIRQETTRKFKKSKKQEP